A section of the Chlorocebus sabaeus isolate Y175 chromosome 17, mChlSab1.0.hap1, whole genome shotgun sequence genome encodes:
- the HSD17B8 gene encoding (3R)-3-hydroxyacyl-CoA dehydrogenase isoform X2 — MASQLQNRLRSALALVTGAGSGIGRAVSVRLAGEGATVAACDLDGAAAQETVRLLGGPGNKEGPPRGNHAAFQADVSEARAARRLLEQVQACFSRPPSVVVSCAGITQDEFLLHMSEDDWDKVIAVNLKGTFLVTQAAAQALVSSGCRGSIINISSITGKVGNMGQTNYVASKAGVIGLTQTAARELGRHGIRCNSVLPGFIATPMTQKVPQKVVDKITEMIPMGYLGDPEGEH; from the exons ATGGCGTCTCAGCTCCAGAACCGGCTCCGCTCCGCACTGGCCTTGGTCACAG GTGCGGGGAGCGGCATCGGCCGAGCAGTCAGTGTACGCCTGGCCGGAGAGGGGGCCACCGTAGCTGCCTGCGACCTGGACGGGGCAGCGGCACAGGAGACGGTGCGGCTGCTGGGCGGGCCAGGGAACAAGGAGGGGCCGCCCCGAGGGAACCACGCTGCCTTCCAGGCTGACGTGTCTGAGGCCAGAGCCGCCAGGCGCCTGCTGGAACAAGTGCAG GCCTGCTTTTCTCGCCCACCATCTGTCGTTGTGTCCTGTGCGGGCATCACCCAGGATGAGTTTCTGCTGCACATGTCTGAGGATGACTGGGACAAAGTCATAGCTGTCAACCTCAAG GGTACCTTCCTAGTCACTCAGGCTGCAGCACAAGCCCTGGTGTCCAGTGGTTGTCGTGGTTCCATCATCAACATCAGTAGCATCACAGGAAAG GTGGGGAACATGGGGCAGACAAACTATGTAGCATCCAAGGCTGGAGTGATTGGGCTGACCCAGACTGCAGCCCGGGAGCTTGGACG ACATGGGATCCGCTGTAACTCTGTCCTCCCAGGGTTCATTGCAACACCCATGACACAGAAAGTGCCACAGAAAGTGGTGGACAAG ATTACTGAAATGATCCCGATGGGATACTTGGGGGACCCTGAGGGTGAGCACTGA
- the SLC39A7 gene encoding zinc transporter SLC39A7, producing the protein MARGLGAPHWVAVGLLTWAALGLLVAGLAGHDDLHDDLQEDFHGHSHRHSHEDFHHGHSHAHGHGHTHESIWHGHTHGHDHGHSHEDLHHGHSHGHSHESLYHRGHGHDHEHSHGGYGESGAPGIKQDLDAVTLWAYALGATVLISAAPFFVLFLIPVESNSPRHRSLLQILLSFASGGLLGDAFLHLIPHALEPHSHHTLEQHGHGHSHSGQGPILSVGLWVLSGIVAFLVVEKFVRHVKGGHGHSHGHGHAHSHTHGSHGHGRQERSTKEKQSSEEEEKETGGVQKRRGGSTVPKDGPVRPQNAEEEKRGLDLRVSGYLNLAADLAHNFTDGLAIGASFRGGRGLGILTTMTVLLHEVPHEVGDFAILVQSGCSKKQAMRLQLLTAVGALAGTACALLTEGGAVGSEVAGGAGPGWVLPFTAGGFIYVATVSVLPELLREASPLQSLLEVLGLLGGVVMMVLIAHLE; encoded by the exons ATGGCCAGAGGGCTGGGGGCCCCCCACTGGGTGGCCGTGGGACTGCTGACCTGGGCGGCCTTGGGGCTTCTGGTGGCTGGACTCGCGGGTCATGACGACCTGCACGACGATCTGCAAGAGGACTTCCATGGCCACAGTCACAGGCACTCACATGAAGATTTCCACCATGGACACAGCCATGCCCATGGCCATGGCCACACTCACGAGAGCATCTGGCATGGACATACCCACGGTCACGACCATGGACATTCACATGAGGATTTACACCATGGCCATAGCCATGGCCACTCCCATGAGAGCCTCTACCACAGAGGACATGGACATGACCATGAGCATAGCCATGGAGGCTATGGGGAGTCTGGGGCTCCAGGCATCAAGCAGGACCTGGATGCTGTCACTCTCTGGGCTTAT GCACTGGGGGCCACAGTGCTGATCTCAGCAGCTCCATTTTTTGTCCTCTTCCTTATCCCCGTGGAGTCAAACTCTCCCCGGCATCGCTCTCTACTTCAGATCTTGCTCAGTTTTGCTTCCGGTGGGCTCCTGGGAGATGCCTTCCTGCACCTCATTCCTCATGCTCTTG AACCTCATTCTCACCACACTCTGGAGCAACACGGACATGGACACTCCCACAGTG GCCAGGGCCCCATTCTGTCTGTGGGACTGTGGGTTCTCAGTGGAATTGTTGCCTTTCTTGTTGTGGAGAAATTTGTGAGACATGTGAAAGGAGGACATGGTCACAGTCATGGACATGGACACGCTCACAGTCACACACATGGAAGTCATGGACATGGAAGACAAG AGCGTTCTACAAAGGAGAAGCagagctcagaagaagaagaaaaggaaacaggggGGGTTCAGAAGAGGCGAGGAGGGAGCACGGTACCCAAAGATGGGCCAGTGAGACCTCAGaatgctgaagaagaaaaaagaggcttAG ATCTGCGTGTGTCAGGGTACCTGAATCTGGCTGCTGACTTGGCACACAACTTCACTGATGGTCTGGCCATTGGGGCTTCCTTTCGAGGGGGTCGGGGGCTAGGGATCCTGACCACAATGACTGTCCTGCTACATGAAGTGCCCCATGAGGTCGGAGACTTTGCCATCTTGGTCCAGTCTGGCTGCAGCAAAAAGCAG GCAATGCGTCTGCAACTATTGACAGCAGTAGGGGCACTGGCAGGCACAGCCTGTGCCCTTCTCACTGAAGGAGGAGCAGTGGGCAGTGAAGTTGCAGGTGGTGCAGGTCCTGGCTGGGTCCTGCCATTTACTGCAGGTGGCTTTATCTACGTAGCAACAGTGTCTGTGTTGCCCGAGCTGCTGAGGGAGGCATCACCATTGCAGTCACTTCTGGAGGTGCTGGGGCTGCTGGGGGGAGTTGTCATGATGGTGCTGATTGCCCATCTCGAGTGA
- the HSD17B8 gene encoding (3R)-3-hydroxyacyl-CoA dehydrogenase isoform X1 produces MASQLQNRLRSALALVTGAGSGIGRAVSVRLAGEGATVAACDLDGAAAQETVRLLGGPGNKEGPPRGNHAAFQADVSEARAARRLLEQVQACFSRPPSVVVSCAGITQDEFLLHMSEDDWDKVIAVNLKGTFLVTQAAAQALVSSGCRGSIINISSITGKVGNMGQTNYVASKAGVIGLTQTAARELGRHGIRCNSVLPGFIATPMTQKVPQKVVDKITEMIPMGYLGDPEDVADVVAFLASEDSGYITGASVEVTGGLFM; encoded by the exons ATGGCGTCTCAGCTCCAGAACCGGCTCCGCTCCGCACTGGCCTTGGTCACAG GTGCGGGGAGCGGCATCGGCCGAGCAGTCAGTGTACGCCTGGCCGGAGAGGGGGCCACCGTAGCTGCCTGCGACCTGGACGGGGCAGCGGCACAGGAGACGGTGCGGCTGCTGGGCGGGCCAGGGAACAAGGAGGGGCCGCCCCGAGGGAACCACGCTGCCTTCCAGGCTGACGTGTCTGAGGCCAGAGCCGCCAGGCGCCTGCTGGAACAAGTGCAG GCCTGCTTTTCTCGCCCACCATCTGTCGTTGTGTCCTGTGCGGGCATCACCCAGGATGAGTTTCTGCTGCACATGTCTGAGGATGACTGGGACAAAGTCATAGCTGTCAACCTCAAG GGTACCTTCCTAGTCACTCAGGCTGCAGCACAAGCCCTGGTGTCCAGTGGTTGTCGTGGTTCCATCATCAACATCAGTAGCATCACAGGAAAG GTGGGGAACATGGGGCAGACAAACTATGTAGCATCCAAGGCTGGAGTGATTGGGCTGACCCAGACTGCAGCCCGGGAGCTTGGACG ACATGGGATCCGCTGTAACTCTGTCCTCCCAGGGTTCATTGCAACACCCATGACACAGAAAGTGCCACAGAAAGTGGTGGACAAG ATTACTGAAATGATCCCGATGGGATACTTGGGGGACCCTGAGG ATGTGGCAGATGTGGTCGCATTCTTGGCATCTGAAGACAGTGGATACATCACAGGGGCCTCAGTGGAAGTCACTG GAGGTCTTTTCATGTAA